The following are encoded in a window of Rhodothermus bifroesti genomic DNA:
- a CDS encoding GntP family permease — protein MLWLALGLLFAALVVSIARFRVHPFLALLLGSLAVGFAGGLKASELVTHLITGFGRTMESIGLVIALGAVLGVALERSGSARALAHYLLRKLGPTRTPLALSLGGWAIAIPVFCDAGFVLMAPLLRALRSQTYSIPLLAVALASGLYATHVFVPPTPGPLAAAATLEADVGLVLLLGLLTSLPAAAVGLLWAHCYATRFSAEMPEGPSAPEPDTPLSPLKALTPIALPVVLIALRSIVLAFGAPSNKSWVHATLVFAGHPVIALLIGVLLALMFKAPAGEMRQQRWIADGLTQAGSILLITGAGGALGYVLQATGLGDKLGAALAAHPLGLWMPFLIAALFKSAQGSSTVALITTSALMAPLLPAMGLTSELARVLVVLAMGAGAMVVSHLNDSYFWVVAQFSGMNMTTALRTFSLATLFQGLAGILTVTLLYYVLL, from the coding sequence ATGCTGTGGCTGGCCTTGGGGCTACTTTTTGCTGCTCTTGTGGTAAGCATTGCGCGCTTCCGCGTGCACCCATTTCTAGCGCTCTTGCTTGGCAGCCTCGCTGTAGGATTTGCTGGCGGCCTGAAAGCATCAGAACTCGTAACGCATTTGATTACAGGCTTTGGCCGCACCATGGAAAGTATCGGATTGGTCATTGCCTTAGGAGCTGTGCTGGGCGTTGCCCTCGAGCGCAGCGGCAGCGCACGCGCTTTAGCCCACTACCTGCTGCGCAAGCTCGGTCCAACGCGTACCCCTTTGGCTTTATCGCTTGGCGGCTGGGCAATCGCTATTCCTGTCTTTTGCGACGCTGGCTTTGTACTTATGGCCCCACTACTTCGAGCACTACGCTCACAAACATATAGCATTCCGTTACTAGCTGTGGCCCTGGCCAGCGGCCTCTACGCAACCCACGTTTTTGTCCCACCTACCCCAGGACCCCTAGCAGCTGCTGCCACCTTGGAGGCTGACGTAGGCTTGGTGCTCCTCTTAGGGTTACTTACCTCGCTCCCTGCAGCTGCCGTGGGTTTGCTGTGGGCCCATTGCTATGCGACGCGTTTTTCAGCGGAAATGCCTGAGGGACCCTCAGCGCCTGAGCCAGATACGCCCTTATCGCCCTTAAAAGCCTTAACTCCGATCGCACTCCCCGTGGTACTCATCGCACTGCGATCGATTGTGCTCGCTTTTGGAGCGCCTTCAAACAAAAGCTGGGTGCACGCTACGCTCGTTTTTGCTGGTCACCCTGTGATTGCCTTGCTTATAGGCGTACTCCTAGCCTTGATGTTTAAAGCGCCCGCTGGCGAAATGCGGCAGCAGCGCTGGATTGCCGACGGACTCACCCAAGCAGGGAGCATTCTCCTGATTACTGGAGCTGGAGGAGCTCTAGGTTATGTGCTGCAGGCTACAGGCTTAGGGGACAAGCTCGGCGCTGCCTTGGCAGCACATCCCCTAGGACTTTGGATGCCGTTTCTTATTGCTGCCCTCTTCAAAAGTGCACAGGGATCGTCAACCGTCGCGCTCATTACCACTTCGGCTTTGATGGCCCCGTTGCTGCCGGCAATGGGACTAACGTCTGAGCTGGCCCGCGTTTTGGTCGTACTGGCCATGGGTGCCGGGGCTATGGTGGTTTCGCACCTCAACGACAGTTATTTTTGGGTGGTTGCCCAGTTTTCGGGTATGAACATGACCACAGCCTTGCGCACCTTTTCGCTGGCTACCCTTTTTCAGGGGCTTGCTGGCATCCTAACAGTCACGCTCTTGTATTACGTGCTCCTATAA
- a CDS encoding sugar-binding transcriptional regulator, which yields MHRTLQPGDIIGITWGTTLQAMIQQLQALPIPRVHVVQTLGGIGPPEAEAYAADLSRRLAQLLQASVTLLPAPGIVQRPEAKEILLSDRYVQAALALFPKLTIAYTGIGALTTNPIFYQKDEQLAQFYQELVQAGAVGDIAMRFYDAQGRPVHTSLDRHLIGITLEELKRIPRVVGIAGGTAKVEAIRGALRGGYVKVLITDHETAQQLLP from the coding sequence CTGCACCGTACCCTCCAGCCAGGTGACATCATTGGGATTACCTGGGGAACGACGCTACAGGCAATGATACAGCAGCTGCAGGCGCTTCCCATCCCCAGGGTGCACGTCGTGCAAACCTTAGGCGGCATCGGCCCCCCAGAAGCGGAAGCCTACGCAGCGGATCTGTCTCGACGCCTAGCTCAGCTGCTCCAGGCATCGGTCACCCTCCTCCCTGCTCCAGGCATTGTGCAACGCCCAGAAGCCAAGGAAATTCTTCTCTCCGACCGGTACGTACAGGCAGCACTGGCGCTGTTTCCCAAACTGACCATCGCCTACACAGGCATTGGAGCCCTAACTACCAACCCGATCTTTTATCAAAAAGATGAACAGCTTGCGCAATTCTACCAGGAACTCGTCCAAGCCGGTGCCGTGGGGGACATTGCCATGCGCTTTTATGATGCCCAAGGGCGACCCGTACACACTTCCCTGGACCGTCATCTTATCGGAATCACGCTGGAAGAGCTTAAACGCATCCCGCGCGTAGTGGGCATTGCAGGTGGAACCGCTAAAGTCGAGGCTATCCGAGGCGCCCTACGGGGCGGCTATGTTAAGGTGCTCATTACGGACCACGAAACAGCACAGCAGCTGCTCCCCTAA
- a CDS encoding LUD domain-containing protein — protein MAGPSKTADIEQTLVHGVHGPRRFTVVLANA, from the coding sequence GTGGCCGGCCCCTCAAAAACTGCCGATATTGAGCAGACCCTGGTACATGGCGTCCATGGCCCACGAAGGTTTACGGTAGTGCTCGCCAACGCATAG
- a CDS encoding alpha/beta hydrolase: protein MLFCACSTQDLNRKAEPLVVQEQGSFFVGGTVVAAPGTFDPIRQGAYNPAGPDPQGQTLHGDHAYVFYQIPVRARKLPLVFWHGHGQSAKTWETTPDGREGFQNLFLRRRFAVYLIDQPRRGRAGRSTQPTMLEATPDEQLWFGIFRLGIWPDFFPNVQFSRDPEALNQFFRQMTPNTGPYEPQVLIEAVSALFDRIGPGILVTHSQSGGLGWRLAMKNPNVRAIVSFEPASGFVFPEGETPDPIPFSGGLAAPTTAPLEEFRQLTPIPILVYYGDNIPETPSAYPGQDQWRAFLALARLWRDAVNRHGGDVTLVELPAIGIRGNTHFPMSDLNNVEIADHLYAWLQSKKLAD from the coding sequence ATGCTTTTTTGTGCCTGCAGCACACAAGATTTGAACCGGAAAGCTGAGCCCTTAGTTGTGCAGGAGCAGGGAAGCTTTTTTGTAGGAGGTACTGTTGTCGCTGCCCCTGGCACCTTTGATCCTATTCGGCAAGGGGCTTACAACCCGGCTGGCCCCGATCCTCAGGGACAAACGCTACACGGGGATCATGCCTATGTGTTTTATCAGATCCCGGTTCGTGCCCGAAAGTTACCGCTTGTCTTCTGGCATGGGCACGGACAATCGGCAAAGACCTGGGAAACCACACCAGATGGGCGCGAAGGCTTTCAAAATTTGTTTTTACGTCGGCGTTTTGCAGTCTACTTGATCGATCAACCTCGCCGGGGACGCGCTGGACGCAGCACGCAACCTACAATGCTGGAGGCTACCCCTGACGAGCAACTTTGGTTTGGCATTTTCCGCCTCGGCATCTGGCCAGACTTTTTCCCCAACGTGCAGTTTTCACGCGACCCTGAAGCGCTCAACCAGTTCTTCCGCCAGATGACGCCGAATACAGGGCCCTATGAACCTCAGGTCCTTATCGAGGCCGTCTCGGCCCTGTTTGACCGCATCGGGCCAGGCATCCTAGTTACGCATTCCCAAAGCGGTGGTTTGGGATGGCGCCTAGCCATGAAAAACCCCAACGTTCGCGCTATCGTGTCTTTTGAACCTGCCAGCGGCTTCGTCTTTCCAGAAGGAGAAACCCCAGATCCGATACCTTTTTCTGGTGGACTAGCCGCACCCACCACAGCACCTCTGGAAGAGTTTCGGCAGTTAACCCCAATCCCCATTTTGGTTTATTACGGCGATAATATTCCTGAAACACCCAGTGCGTACCCGGGCCAAGATCAATGGCGGGCTTTCCTTGCGCTGGCGCGGCTTTGGAGAGACGCGGTAAATCGCCATGGGGGTGATGTCACCTTGGTTGAACTCCCCGCTATTGGCATTCGAGGCAATACGCATTTTCCTATGTCTGATCTAAATAATGTGGAAATAGCGGACCATCTCTACGCCTGGCTCCAAAGCAAGAAACTGGCTGACTGA
- a CDS encoding nuclear transport factor 2 family protein, producing MKTLRAALFAFCVVCLSSPYSYAQPLGTLEQELINLSKKKWEWMAERQVDSLAALFHAQAVFVHMGGTLTRDQELEVIRGGGIHYKHAEIFEVSVRFLSPTTALLLNRIRLDAVVGGNEVTNPFMVAEVYVQEQGNWKLGALTFTRLLGQ from the coding sequence ATGAAAACCTTACGCGCAGCTCTTTTCGCTTTTTGTGTTGTTTGCCTAAGCTCACCCTATAGCTATGCCCAACCGTTAGGCACTCTGGAGCAAGAACTCATCAACCTCTCGAAAAAGAAGTGGGAATGGATGGCCGAGCGTCAAGTGGACTCGCTCGCTGCGCTCTTTCATGCACAGGCTGTTTTTGTGCACATGGGGGGAACGTTAACCAGAGATCAAGAGCTTGAGGTTATTCGGGGTGGCGGTATTCACTACAAACATGCCGAGATCTTTGAGGTATCTGTGCGCTTTTTGTCTCCCACAACAGCACTGCTACTCAACCGCATTCGTTTAGATGCTGTAGTTGGAGGCAATGAAGTTACCAATCCCTTCATGGTGGCCGAAGTGTATGTGCAGGAACAAGGTAACTGGAAGTTAGGCGCTTTGACCTTTACGCGACTTTTGGGCCAATAG
- a CDS encoding AbgT family transporter, producing the protein MNRKSTRSGGWLAWIERSGNALPDPVSLFFILIGLVMVISALLATMGVEATHPGTGETIRVQNLFSAELIRRLLMEMPRTFAGFPPLGLVLVVMLGIGVADKTGLIAAALRGMLRRVPPKLLSAAVVFVGIMSSLAVDAGYVVVIPLGAFVFWAAGRHPLAGLAAAFAGVSGAFSANLLLTSLDPLLAGFTQSAAQLIDPNYIVRETANYYVIVALTPLLTLVGMAVTEWIVEPRLGPYQGQADVADLPAEFSPEERRGLRWAGLALLGVLGLIGFLVLPPGAPLRGEDGSLAPFYGSIVAIMFLFFLIPGLAYGIATGRIKSDRDAVRMSSEAMSDMALYIVLAFAAAHFIAAFNWSNLGAILAIKGAELLKSLGLSDVPLLVGIILVSATINLFIGSASAKWALLAPIFVPMFMLLGFSPELVQMAYRVGDSATNIITPLLPYFPLILTFALRYDRSAGIGTLIALMLPYALSFLLAMTLMLILWILLGLPLGPDIPLRYEVIR; encoded by the coding sequence ATGAATCGTAAATCGACGCGTTCTGGGGGGTGGTTGGCCTGGATCGAACGTAGCGGCAATGCCCTGCCTGACCCTGTGAGCCTTTTCTTTATCCTCATTGGCTTGGTGATGGTCATCTCGGCCTTGCTGGCCACTATGGGTGTAGAAGCCACACACCCAGGCACAGGCGAGACGATTCGGGTGCAAAACCTTTTCTCTGCAGAACTTATCCGCCGGCTTCTTATGGAAATGCCCCGCACGTTTGCAGGCTTTCCGCCCCTTGGACTTGTACTGGTTGTGATGCTGGGCATTGGCGTAGCGGATAAAACCGGACTGATTGCAGCCGCGTTGCGCGGGATGCTCCGGCGCGTGCCGCCCAAGCTGCTTTCGGCAGCTGTGGTGTTCGTGGGCATTATGTCTTCGCTGGCTGTCGATGCTGGCTATGTGGTCGTTATTCCTTTGGGTGCTTTTGTTTTCTGGGCTGCGGGGCGCCATCCGCTGGCCGGGCTGGCTGCTGCTTTTGCTGGGGTTTCGGGTGCTTTTTCGGCCAATTTGCTTTTAACGTCTTTAGATCCGCTGCTGGCCGGCTTTACGCAATCGGCTGCCCAGCTTATCGATCCAAACTACATTGTACGTGAAACGGCCAACTACTACGTCATTGTGGCCCTTACTCCCTTGCTTACGCTCGTGGGCATGGCTGTAACCGAATGGATTGTGGAACCGCGCTTGGGACCTTACCAAGGCCAAGCCGATGTGGCTGACCTGCCCGCGGAGTTTAGTCCCGAAGAGCGACGGGGTTTGCGCTGGGCTGGGCTTGCGCTTTTGGGTGTGCTTGGACTCATTGGCTTTTTGGTGCTGCCTCCGGGGGCGCCGCTTCGGGGCGAGGATGGGTCGCTGGCGCCGTTTTATGGTAGCATTGTAGCCATTATGTTCCTGTTTTTTCTGATTCCGGGCTTAGCCTATGGTATTGCCACTGGACGTATCAAGAGCGATCGTGATGCGGTACGCATGTCTTCGGAGGCAATGTCGGATATGGCGCTGTACATCGTGCTCGCCTTTGCTGCAGCGCACTTTATCGCCGCCTTTAACTGGTCCAACCTAGGGGCCATTCTGGCGATCAAAGGTGCTGAGCTGCTCAAAAGTTTGGGCTTAAGCGATGTGCCCCTCTTGGTGGGCATTATTTTGGTTTCGGCCACAATCAACCTCTTTATCGGTAGCGCAAGCGCTAAGTGGGCACTGCTGGCGCCAATCTTTGTGCCCATGTTTATGCTCTTGGGTTTTTCGCCGGAACTGGTGCAGATGGCGTATCGGGTAGGCGATTCGGCTACGAACATCATCACCCCGCTTTTGCCCTACTTCCCACTGATTCTCACGTTTGCACTGCGCTATGACCGCTCGGCTGGTATCGGCACGCTCATCGCGCTGATGCTGCCGTATGCGCTGTCCTTTCTTTTGGCTATGACGCTTATGCTCATCCTTTGGATTCTTTTGGGCTTGCCGTTGGGGCCAGATATTCCTTTGCGCTATGAGGTCATTCGCTAA
- a CDS encoding alpha/beta hydrolase family protein, translated as MRALRWILIVSFPLSLWAQDRAGLTPLEVARLQMVTAAVFSPDGRYVAYAVSVPADPLQENRPAATHVYVWDLEAGQVVKSFTQASVSEIAFRPGAGTVTFLASIEENEPRSLYELALTPEATPRRLLRHETAVLTYQWAPDGQRVAFVAPARSDTPRTPLPVRPIFYEEVQPQRLGFVHDLQSGRSVPLAVEGSFYLLAWSPDGRQLAASVAPTPLVDDMYMAQQVHVFDPATGAVRLRLANEGKIGAIHWSPDGRWLALKAADHLHDPIDGRLMIASVTEGARPQNVWRDFEGQFEQILWSAPDQLYVLVSVGVEKGLAVIRPDGSGFRYLVAPGIANWVSFDRASNGFVVLVGNTAQHPSELYVWRPGMAAPERLTDHNPWLAEVQLGEQRVVRYRTRDGAYEIEGILMLPVGYQVGQRVPLIVVVHGGPEAHYSNGWLTTYAAPGQMATGRGYAVFYPNYRGSTGRGLAFAMSSQADLAGKEFDDIVDGVDYLIAQGIADAARVGVTGGSYGGYATAWMCTRYAHRFAAGVMFVGISNNLSKWGTSDIPNELYLVHSRTRFWESDAKWLDYLRRSPVYHVDQARTPLLIIHGAEDTRVHPSQSLELYRHLKVRRPELPVRLILYPGEGHGLLRSAARLDYSLRMMGWFDHFLLRGERTLPSLELPSELMEASSP; from the coding sequence ATGCGTGCACTGCGTTGGATACTGATTGTTAGCTTTCCTTTAAGCCTTTGGGCTCAGGACCGGGCAGGTCTAACGCCTCTGGAAGTAGCTCGACTGCAGATGGTAACGGCCGCAGTGTTTTCGCCCGATGGCCGGTATGTGGCCTATGCGGTTTCTGTGCCTGCAGACCCCTTACAGGAAAACCGTCCTGCTGCAACGCATGTGTATGTATGGGACCTTGAAGCAGGGCAGGTCGTCAAAAGTTTTACCCAGGCGAGCGTTTCCGAAATAGCTTTCCGCCCTGGCGCAGGTACGGTCACGTTTCTGGCTTCTATAGAAGAAAACGAGCCGCGCAGCTTGTATGAACTTGCGCTTACGCCGGAAGCTACGCCGAGGCGCTTGCTGCGGCATGAAACAGCCGTTTTGACGTATCAGTGGGCACCTGATGGGCAGCGTGTGGCTTTTGTGGCGCCTGCGCGGTCAGATACCCCACGCACGCCCTTGCCTGTGCGGCCTATTTTTTATGAGGAAGTGCAGCCGCAGCGGCTGGGTTTTGTGCATGACTTGCAATCGGGGCGTTCGGTGCCGTTGGCTGTAGAAGGGTCGTTTTATTTGCTGGCTTGGAGCCCAGATGGTCGGCAGCTGGCTGCTTCGGTCGCGCCTACGCCGTTGGTGGACGACATGTACATGGCCCAGCAAGTGCACGTCTTCGATCCAGCTACCGGAGCAGTGCGGTTGCGCTTGGCCAATGAGGGCAAAATCGGCGCCATCCACTGGAGTCCAGATGGCCGCTGGCTGGCGCTCAAGGCAGCCGATCACCTGCATGATCCTATTGACGGCCGGCTGATGATCGCTTCGGTTACAGAGGGCGCTCGGCCTCAGAACGTCTGGCGGGATTTTGAGGGGCAGTTTGAACAAATTCTCTGGAGCGCGCCCGATCAGCTCTACGTGCTGGTCAGCGTAGGTGTCGAAAAAGGGTTGGCCGTGATACGCCCTGACGGGAGCGGGTTTCGCTATCTTGTGGCACCTGGGATAGCCAACTGGGTAAGCTTCGATCGCGCGTCAAATGGCTTCGTGGTACTTGTGGGCAACACAGCGCAGCACCCAAGCGAGCTTTACGTCTGGCGTCCAGGCATGGCGGCTCCGGAGCGGCTTACAGATCATAATCCATGGCTGGCTGAGGTGCAGCTGGGCGAGCAGCGTGTGGTCCGCTACCGGACACGCGACGGTGCTTACGAAATCGAAGGCATCCTTATGCTGCCCGTAGGCTACCAAGTTGGCCAGCGCGTGCCGCTGATCGTGGTGGTACACGGAGGTCCAGAGGCCCACTATTCAAACGGATGGCTGACGACGTATGCTGCACCTGGACAGATGGCCACCGGACGCGGCTATGCGGTTTTTTACCCGAACTATCGCGGCTCTACCGGTCGGGGCTTGGCCTTCGCTATGAGTAGCCAGGCAGACTTGGCCGGGAAGGAGTTTGACGACATCGTCGACGGTGTCGACTACCTGATTGCCCAGGGCATTGCGGATGCTGCGCGCGTAGGCGTCACTGGCGGCTCCTATGGGGGCTATGCCACGGCTTGGATGTGCACCCGCTATGCACACCGGTTTGCGGCCGGGGTAATGTTCGTGGGCATTAGCAACAACCTTTCAAAATGGGGCACAAGCGACATTCCCAATGAACTCTATTTGGTGCACTCGCGCACGCGCTTTTGGGAAAGCGATGCGAAATGGCTCGATTACCTGCGACGTAGCCCAGTCTATCACGTAGACCAAGCACGCACGCCGCTGCTCATCATACACGGCGCTGAGGATACGCGCGTGCATCCAAGCCAGTCGCTAGAGCTTTATCGGCATCTTAAAGTGCGGCGGCCTGAGCTGCCCGTGCGGCTTATCTTGTATCCTGGTGAGGGACATGGACTCTTGCGCTCGGCGGCTCGTTTGGACTATAGCCTGCGCATGATGGGCTGGTTTGATCACTTCCTTTTGCGCGGAGAACGAACGCTGCCGTCGCTAGAGCTTCCTTCTGAACTCATGGAAGCCAGTTCGCCGTAA
- a CDS encoding LacI family DNA-binding transcriptional regulator — MAVTIRDVAREAGVAIGTVSRVFNNSGPVKASTRKRVEEAARRLGYVPHGAARSLITRRTQTLGVLLPDLYGEFYSELIRGLDQQARQWGYHLLVSGMHADAREMRALVRAMRGRVDGLILMGPHLESALLAEYLPSGVPVVLIGNRADFPCDTVRVDNVAGARMAVAHLIQLGHQRIALLSGPLTNQEARERREGYRQALQEAGLALLPMLELEGDFTEASGYGLGQKLLSRRPTAVFVSNDAMAIGLLRWLHEAGVRVPEQLALVAFDDIPMARYTRPALTTVHSPIYELGARAIDQLLQALSDGAQHVPQEVVLPVHLVVRESCGAGQDRFHPIP; from the coding sequence ATGGCTGTAACGATCCGAGACGTGGCGCGCGAGGCTGGGGTAGCTATTGGGACTGTATCGCGCGTATTTAACAATAGTGGCCCGGTTAAGGCCTCAACCCGAAAGCGGGTTGAAGAGGCTGCGCGTCGCTTGGGCTATGTGCCGCATGGCGCTGCGCGCAGCCTGATTACCCGGCGTACCCAAACGCTAGGTGTTTTGCTGCCCGACTTATACGGAGAGTTTTACTCGGAGCTGATTCGCGGTTTAGATCAGCAGGCACGGCAGTGGGGTTATCATTTGTTGGTTTCGGGGATGCATGCCGATGCGCGCGAAATGCGCGCCTTGGTACGGGCTATGCGGGGGCGGGTGGATGGTCTGATTCTGATGGGTCCTCATCTGGAATCGGCCCTGTTGGCGGAATACTTGCCTTCAGGTGTGCCGGTTGTATTGATAGGTAATCGGGCAGATTTTCCTTGTGATACTGTGCGGGTGGATAATGTGGCGGGTGCCCGTATGGCTGTTGCGCACCTCATTCAGCTGGGTCATCAGCGCATTGCCTTACTGAGTGGACCGCTAACCAACCAAGAGGCTCGGGAGCGACGCGAAGGGTATCGCCAGGCGCTTCAAGAGGCTGGTCTGGCGCTGCTTCCCATGTTAGAGTTGGAAGGCGACTTTACTGAAGCGTCGGGTTATGGACTAGGGCAAAAATTGCTTTCTCGTAGGCCTACAGCCGTTTTCGTATCGAACGACGCCATGGCCATAGGGCTATTGCGTTGGTTGCACGAGGCAGGGGTGCGTGTACCTGAGCAGTTGGCGCTGGTGGCTTTCGATGATATTCCTATGGCCCGTTACACGCGTCCGGCCTTAACCACAGTACACAGTCCAATTTATGAGCTCGGTGCTCGGGCAATAGATCAGTTGCTTCAAGCGCTTAGTGACGGCGCGCAGCACGTCCCTCAAGAAGTGGTGTTACCTGTGCACCTTGTAGTGCGTGAGTCTTGCGGCGCCGGACAAGATCGGTTTCATCCTATACCTTAA
- a CDS encoding T9SS type A sorting domain-containing protein, with protein sequence MKTATMLSLLSLWALQAMAQPARTHDILWARDVAGAALTLDGRLDEPVWQQAEKIDLLWNNPTFFAPGGGWDNFFDSFTIEPTDPVHGTLYVLRDGNKLWIGVVAQDKSIGGDPANDFFRNDGLIIAILNKNRRQTAYSGPHYTKDVNVDEFFFTWRGSSNPGDLPTLNLGGRGGDLTDDRTVWDGAATVDGSSNDDATEDIGYTLELWIDLSKLGFDMTQPEGDHVPISFALYDYDYAWPADPARQYLSRAWWQNPWGNDMPHGVGYVLGRPDVTVGSGAVPVVNTPDLRIPVMPLGATLTIDGKLDESVWMLLEPTLSLQYQMPPEALDALPGLFGPYQTHWFRPGGDAPEAPPVVDATAGRIYLVASGTTLYVGLDTDDQAINGDLSDGLRINLRAKQNSRPGAPYVVKRFRIGIDSTGAAVLMDEAQPDTAGNTPVQAAVHLKGTSTVADPSDVDEGYQLEIAIDLTQIPGYEEGLGDGTLGIGFTFFDGDALDPADQSYSTFVWYMNEGNADIWGGPTALAYVDPLWVVANESWSAELPPTLQLLGNAPNPFRSQTRIAYLVPEAGQVELEVFDLLGRQVKTIAAGYQHPGRHEFVLDATGMAAGLYVYRIHWQAGARRAQATGRLILGH encoded by the coding sequence ATGAAAACCGCTACAATGCTCAGCTTGCTTAGCCTTTGGGCACTGCAAGCTATGGCACAGCCTGCGCGCACCCACGACATCTTGTGGGCCCGCGACGTAGCAGGTGCTGCGCTGACACTCGACGGGCGGCTCGATGAGCCGGTCTGGCAACAAGCTGAAAAAATTGATCTGCTCTGGAATAATCCGACATTTTTTGCACCTGGCGGTGGTTGGGATAACTTTTTTGATTCTTTCACGATTGAACCTACCGATCCTGTCCACGGCACGCTCTACGTACTTCGGGATGGGAACAAGCTCTGGATAGGTGTGGTGGCGCAAGACAAGTCGATTGGGGGAGATCCGGCCAATGATTTCTTCCGAAATGACGGGTTGATTATTGCCATTTTAAACAAAAACCGGCGCCAGACGGCCTACAGTGGTCCTCATTACACCAAAGATGTGAACGTTGACGAATTCTTCTTCACTTGGCGGGGCAGCAGCAATCCAGGGGATCTTCCTACGCTAAACTTGGGGGGACGAGGTGGAGATTTGACCGATGACCGGACGGTGTGGGATGGGGCGGCCACGGTGGACGGCAGTTCGAACGACGATGCCACCGAAGACATCGGCTATACCTTGGAGTTGTGGATTGACTTATCGAAGCTAGGCTTCGACATGACGCAGCCGGAGGGAGATCACGTTCCGATTTCGTTTGCCCTTTACGATTATGACTACGCCTGGCCGGCTGATCCTGCACGTCAGTATCTGTCGCGGGCCTGGTGGCAGAATCCTTGGGGGAACGATATGCCCCATGGCGTCGGCTATGTACTGGGTCGCCCGGACGTGACCGTGGGCTCTGGAGCAGTGCCTGTAGTGAATACGCCAGACCTGCGCATCCCTGTGATGCCGCTAGGCGCAACGCTCACGATAGACGGCAAACTCGATGAGTCGGTTTGGATGCTACTCGAGCCGACCTTGTCGTTGCAGTACCAGATGCCGCCGGAAGCGCTGGATGCGTTGCCCGGACTCTTTGGCCCCTATCAAACGCACTGGTTTCGTCCAGGGGGTGACGCCCCGGAGGCGCCACCTGTCGTGGATGCTACAGCAGGACGCATTTACTTGGTAGCCTCAGGGACTACGTTGTACGTCGGACTGGATACGGACGATCAGGCGATCAACGGAGACCTAAGCGATGGCTTGCGGATTAACCTTCGCGCCAAGCAAAACAGCCGTCCAGGGGCGCCTTATGTGGTCAAGCGTTTCCGCATCGGCATTGATTCTACTGGCGCAGCTGTCCTTATGGATGAGGCCCAGCCAGATACTGCCGGCAACACGCCGGTTCAGGCAGCGGTGCATCTGAAAGGCACCTCCACTGTAGCGGATCCTTCAGATGTTGACGAGGGCTACCAGCTCGAAATTGCTATAGACCTCACCCAGATTCCGGGCTATGAAGAAGGCCTCGGCGATGGGACGTTGGGGATAGGCTTTACCTTCTTTGATGGCGATGCCCTGGATCCGGCGGATCAGAGCTATAGTACGTTTGTCTGGTACATGAATGAGGGGAATGCGGACATCTGGGGAGGGCCTACAGCGCTGGCATATGTGGATCCACTTTGGGTCGTGGCTAACGAGTCGTGGTCGGCCGAGTTGCCGCCCACGCTGCAACTGCTCGGCAATGCGCCCAATCCATTCCGGAGCCAGACCCGGATCGCCTACCTCGTTCCCGAAGCAGGTCAGGTCGAGCTCGAGGTGTTTGATTTGCTTGGGCGTCAGGTAAAAACTATTGCAGCAGGCTATCAGCATCCTGGACGCCATGAATTCGTCCTGGATGCTACCGGTATGGCTGCAGGGCTTTACGTGTATCGCATTCATTGGCAAGCGGGTGCGCGCCGTGCGCAGGCAACAGGCCGCTTGATTCTTGGGCATTAA